In the genome of Pseudomonas sp. P5_109, one region contains:
- a CDS encoding TetR/AcrR family transcriptional regulator: protein MIRAIAQEGAAGIATAVAESVQYQGRKASRQGSEQRRQDILDAAMRIVVRDGVRAVRHRAVAAEAQVPLSATTYYFKDIDDLLTDTFAQYVERSAAYMGKLWVNNEGLLRDMIASGDGSPQARSTLADDIARLMTDYVHRQLVNRREHLMAEQAFRQEALLNPRLAELVRSHQQILLQGSCQLFQVLGSREPHQDAKVLTAIIGRMEYQGLLNVDEPAAEEEMLGILKRYMHLVLASV from the coding sequence GTGTTCAGTACCAGGGCCGCAAGGCCAGCCGACAGGGCAGTGAGCAGCGTCGACAGGACATTCTCGACGCCGCCATGCGTATTGTCGTGCGCGATGGCGTGCGCGCCGTACGACATCGCGCGGTGGCCGCCGAGGCGCAAGTGCCGTTGTCGGCGACCACTTACTATTTCAAGGATATCGATGACCTGCTCACCGATACCTTCGCCCAATACGTGGAGCGCAGTGCCGCGTACATGGGCAAGTTGTGGGTAAACAACGAAGGCCTGCTGCGCGACATGATCGCCAGTGGCGATGGCAGCCCGCAGGCGCGCTCGACACTGGCGGACGACATTGCCCGGCTGATGACCGATTACGTTCACCGGCAACTGGTCAATCGCCGCGAGCATTTGATGGCCGAGCAGGCGTTCCGCCAGGAGGCTTTGCTCAACCCGCGCCTGGCCGAACTGGTGCGCTCGCATCAGCAAATCCTGCTGCAGGGCTCTTGCCAGCTGTTCCAGGTGCTGGGCTCGCGCGAGCCGCATCAGGATGCCAAGGTGTTGACGGCGATTATCGGGCGGATGGAATATCAGGGGCTGCTCAACGTAGACGAACCGGCCGCCGAAGAGGAAATGCTCGGCATCCTCAAGCGCTACATGCACCTGGTGCTGGCGTCGGTGTAG
- a CDS encoding flavohemoglobin expression-modulating QEGLA motif protein — protein sequence MDDYQQSIRILSDRIVLAQTPIRVLDAVKWDDNIRKGFLKAKGKEMPAVDRDYYLNRPLAFDSSKVKLEFQNIERDITRQLGQFNPVGQIMRRMCKEYRMVIRMLEARGTEDFGLISQELYGAASDAFHAGDPTLSDLGMMLSEYLNNIDGRGDLKDEPKTLTAKDAVDMLQHRLNKVFGEAEETIRVFESDGIVADAAAGADYIKIRSDAMFNNRDVRALEVHEGLVHVGTTLNGLNQPICTFLAKGPPSSTVTQEGLAILMEIITFASYPSRLRKLTNRTRAIHMVEEGADFLQVFEFFREQGFEMPESYSNASRVFRGSVPTGLPFTKDLSYLKGFIMIYNYIQLAVRKGKLEQIPLLFCGKTTLEDMRTLRQLVDEGLVVPPKYLPEQFRDMNALSAWMCFSNFLNHLSLDRIEADYSNIL from the coding sequence GTGGACGATTACCAACAGTCGATACGCATTTTGTCCGATCGCATCGTGCTGGCGCAGACGCCGATCCGCGTACTCGATGCGGTCAAATGGGACGACAATATTCGCAAGGGTTTCCTCAAGGCCAAGGGCAAGGAAATGCCGGCGGTGGACCGCGACTACTACCTCAACCGGCCGCTGGCGTTCGATTCCAGCAAGGTGAAGCTGGAGTTCCAGAACATCGAGCGCGACATCACCCGCCAGCTCGGCCAGTTCAACCCGGTCGGCCAGATCATGCGGCGCATGTGCAAGGAATACCGCATGGTGATCCGCATGCTCGAAGCCCGTGGCACCGAGGATTTCGGCCTGATTTCCCAGGAGCTGTACGGCGCCGCCTCCGATGCGTTCCACGCTGGCGACCCGACCCTTTCCGACCTGGGCATGATGCTGTCCGAATACCTGAACAACATCGATGGCCGTGGCGACCTCAAGGACGAACCGAAGACACTGACGGCCAAGGATGCGGTCGACATGTTGCAGCATCGCTTGAACAAGGTGTTTGGCGAAGCCGAGGAAACCATTCGGGTGTTCGAGTCCGATGGCATCGTCGCCGACGCGGCGGCCGGCGCCGACTACATCAAGATCCGCTCCGACGCGATGTTCAACAACCGCGATGTGCGCGCCCTGGAAGTCCATGAAGGGCTGGTACACGTCGGCACCACCCTCAACGGTCTGAACCAGCCGATCTGCACCTTCCTGGCCAAAGGGCCGCCCTCGTCGACGGTGACCCAGGAAGGCCTGGCGATCCTGATGGAAATCATCACCTTCGCCTCGTACCCGAGCCGCCTGCGCAAACTCACCAACCGCACCCGCGCCATTCACATGGTGGAGGAGGGCGCGGACTTCCTGCAGGTGTTCGAGTTCTTCCGCGAGCAAGGTTTCGAGATGCCCGAGAGCTACAGCAACGCCAGTCGCGTTTTCCGCGGCTCGGTGCCGACAGGTCTGCCATTTACCAAAGACTTGTCCTACCTCAAGGGCTTCATCATGATTTACAACTACATTCAACTGGCCGTGCGCAAAGGCAAGCTGGAGCAGATACCGCTGTTGTTCTGCGGCAAGACCACCTTGGAAGACATGCGTACCTTGCGCCAGTTGGTGGACGAAGGCCTGGTGGTGCCGCCCAAGTACCTGCCGGAACAGTTCCGCGACATGAACGCGTTGTCGGCGTGGATGTGCTTCTCCAACTTCCTCAACCACCTGAGCCTGGACCGGATCGAGGCGGATTACTCGAATATCCTGTAA
- a CDS encoding alpha/beta hydrolase has product MRILGIVCLLLALNGCSSLLFYPEPGQLFTPQKAGLEYRTVTLITADGLKLNAWWLPAKQGVEVKGTVLHLHGNGGNLPMHLGGSFWLPENGYQVLLVDYRGYGLSEGEPSLPAIYQDIDAAFAWLDRAPEVQGKPLILLGQSLGGSMAVHYLVQHPQRQKQLKAIVLDGVPASYRSVGQYALSHSWVFWTFQVPLSWLVPDGDSAINAMAQLKDVPKLLYHSIDDPIVPLSNGIRLYQAAPPPRVLQLTRGGHVQTFADPVWRTVMLRYLDDPQHFNGLRRLGEIPNYPAPPNSEDEPPESPQ; this is encoded by the coding sequence ATGAGAATCCTCGGCATCGTCTGCCTTCTCCTGGCCTTGAACGGTTGCAGCTCACTGCTGTTCTACCCCGAACCCGGCCAGCTGTTCACCCCGCAAAAGGCCGGGCTCGAATACCGCACCGTCACCCTGATCACTGCCGATGGCCTCAAGCTCAATGCCTGGTGGCTGCCAGCGAAGCAGGGAGTCGAGGTCAAAGGCACAGTGCTGCACCTGCACGGCAATGGCGGAAACCTGCCCATGCACCTCGGCGGCAGCTTTTGGTTGCCGGAAAATGGTTACCAGGTGTTGCTTGTTGATTATCGCGGTTATGGCCTGTCCGAAGGCGAACCAAGCCTGCCAGCGATCTATCAGGACATCGATGCGGCGTTCGCCTGGCTGGACCGGGCGCCAGAGGTTCAAGGCAAGCCGCTGATCCTGCTCGGCCAGAGCCTCGGTGGCTCGATGGCCGTGCATTACCTGGTCCAGCACCCGCAACGGCAGAAGCAACTCAAGGCCATCGTGCTCGATGGCGTACCCGCCAGCTACCGCAGCGTCGGTCAGTATGCGTTGAGCCATTCATGGGTGTTCTGGACGTTCCAGGTGCCGTTGTCATGGCTGGTGCCGGATGGCGACAGCGCGATCAACGCCATGGCGCAGCTTAAAGATGTGCCGAAACTGCTCTACCACAGCATCGACGATCCGATCGTGCCTCTTTCCAACGGCATCCGACTGTATCAAGCTGCGCCGCCGCCGCGGGTGCTGCAACTGACCCGTGGCGGTCATGTGCAGACGTTCGCCGACCCGGTCTGGCGCACAGTCATGCTGCGTTACCTCGATGACCCGCAGCATTTCAACGGCCTGCGCCGCCTGGGTGAAATCCCCAATTACCCGGCACCGCCGAATTCTGAAGATGAACCACCAGAGAGTCCGCAATGA
- a CDS encoding OmpA family protein: MKPNQLMIPALLAVTVALAACSTPPNANLEQARTNYTGLQADPQAAKVAALETKEASDYLDKADQAYRDKEDAAKVDQLAYLTNQRVEVAKQTIALRTAEANLKNTSAQRAEARLEGRDQQIKQLKDSLNARQTDRGTLVTFGDVLFATDKAELKSNGLMNINKLAQYLQENPDRKVIVEGYTDSTGTASHNQSLSERRADSVRAALVKMGVDPARIVAQGYGKEYPVADNASTSGRAMNRRVEVTISNDNQPVVPRSAISANTQ, translated from the coding sequence ATGAAACCCAATCAACTGATGATCCCTGCCCTGCTGGCTGTCACCGTAGCCCTGGCGGCCTGTTCCACACCACCCAACGCCAACCTCGAACAGGCCCGCACCAACTACACGGGGCTGCAGGCCGACCCGCAAGCGGCCAAGGTCGCCGCCCTGGAAACCAAGGAAGCCAGCGATTATCTGGACAAGGCCGATCAGGCCTATCGGGACAAGGAGGACGCGGCCAAGGTCGACCAGCTTGCCTATCTGACCAACCAGCGGGTTGAAGTGGCCAAGCAGACCATTGCCCTGCGCACCGCCGAAGCCAATCTGAAAAACACCTCGGCACAACGGGCCGAGGCCCGCCTGGAAGGCCGGGATCAGCAGATCAAACAACTCAAGGACAGTCTCAACGCCAGGCAGACCGATCGCGGGACACTGGTGACCTTTGGCGATGTGCTGTTCGCCACGGACAAGGCCGAGCTGAAATCCAACGGCCTGATGAACATCAACAAACTGGCGCAGTACCTCCAGGAAAACCCCGACCGCAAAGTGATTGTCGAAGGTTATACCGACAGCACCGGCACGGCGTCGCACAACCAGTCGCTGTCGGAACGTCGCGCGGACTCCGTGCGGGCTGCGCTGGTGAAGATGGGCGTCGATCCAGCGCGGATCGTGGCGCAGGGGTACGGCAAGGAGTATCCGGTGGCGGATAACGCCAGCACCTCGGGCCGGGCGATGAATCGTCGGGTGGAGGTGACGATTTCCAATGACAATCAGCCGGTAGTGCCGCGTTCGGCGATTAGCGCCAACACGCAATAA
- a CDS encoding DUF4398 domain-containing protein, producing the protein MELKTMKTRTGTSSFTHARGLQLAALALGTSLILSGCAGNPPTEQYAVTQSAVNDAVSAGGTEFAAVEMKSAQDKLKQAEIAMHDKQYDQARTLAEQAEWDARVAERKAQAMKTEQSVKDAQKGVQELRQESQRTLQ; encoded by the coding sequence ATGGAGTTGAAGACCATGAAAACCCGAACCGGCACATCCTCGTTCACTCATGCGCGCGGCCTCCAACTGGCGGCGCTGGCCCTCGGTACCAGCCTGATCCTGTCCGGTTGTGCCGGCAACCCGCCAACCGAGCAATACGCGGTGACCCAATCGGCCGTCAACGACGCCGTGAGTGCCGGCGGCACCGAATTCGCCGCCGTGGAAATGAAGTCGGCCCAGGACAAGCTCAAGCAAGCCGAAATCGCCATGCACGACAAACAATATGACCAGGCCCGGACGCTCGCCGAACAGGCCGAGTGGGACGCTCGCGTGGCCGAGCGCAAGGCCCAGGCGATGAAGACCGAACAATCCGTGAAGGACGCGCAGAAAGGCGTTCAGGAATTGCGTCAGGAAAGCCAGCGCACCCTTCAGTAA
- a CDS encoding pilin assembly protein: MKIRELAHHWEENAKGRLTDTGYSIHLDMESAARLAAIVEMYPKRHPEELLGDLIGAALEELERSFPYVKGSTVVATDEEGDPLYEDIGPTPRFLALSRRHLHDLSMPEDKQKH; the protein is encoded by the coding sequence ATGAAAATCCGCGAGCTTGCCCACCACTGGGAAGAAAACGCCAAGGGTCGCCTGACCGATACCGGCTACTCGATTCATTTGGATATGGAGTCCGCCGCACGGCTGGCCGCGATCGTCGAGATGTACCCCAAACGACATCCCGAAGAACTGCTCGGCGATCTGATCGGCGCCGCGCTGGAAGAGCTGGAAAGAAGCTTCCCGTACGTCAAGGGCTCGACCGTGGTTGCCACTGACGAAGAAGGTGATCCGCTGTACGAAGACATCGGGCCGACCCCGCGTTTCCTGGCGCTGTCCCGTCGGCATCTGCACGATTTGTCGATGCCTGAGGACAAACAGAAACACTGA
- the ppc gene encoding phosphoenolpyruvate carboxylase translates to MTDIDARLREDVHLLGELLGNTIREQYGDDFLDKIEQIRKGAKADRRGSMDAELSASLNQLSEDELLPVARAFNQFLNLANIAEQYQLIHRREESQEAPFEARVLPELLARLRAEGHGAEALARQLGRLEIELVLTAHPTEVARRTLIQKYDAIAAQLAALDHRDLTSAEREQIKTTLQRLIAEAWHTEEIRRTRPTPVDEAKWGFAVIEHSLWQAIPNYLRKADQALHDATGLRLPLEAAPIRFASWMGGDRDGNPNVTAAVTREVLLLARWMAADLYLRDVDHLAAELSMQQASDELKAKAGDSAEPYRAVLKQLRERLRATRNWAHAALSTSIPAPSDVLQNNRELLDPLELCYHSLHECGMGVIADGPLLDCLRRAVTFGLFLVRLDVRQDSSRHTAAMTEITDYLGLGRYEDWSEEERIAFLMRELSNRRPLLPAYFKPSADTAEVLATCREIAAAPGASLGSYVISMAGAASDVLAVQLLLKESGVLRPMRVVPLFETLADLDNAGPVIEKLLLLPGYRARLQGPQEVMIGYSDSAKDAGTTAAAWAQYRAQERLVDICREQQVELLLFHGRGGTVGRGGGPAHAAILSQPPGSVAGRFRTTEQGEMIRFKFGLPDIAEQNLNLYLAAVLEATLLPPPPPTPEWRHLMDELAADGVSAYRAVVRENPQFVEYFRQSTPEQELGRLPLGSRPAKRRAGGIESLRAIPWIFGWTQTRLMLPAWLGWEAALSKALERGEGELLGQMREQWPFFRTRIDMLEMVLAKADADIARSYDERLVEPNLLPLGAHLRDLLSQACTIVLGLTGQSQLLAHSPATLEFIRLRNTYLDPLHLLQAELLARSRVQDVAQGSPVEQALLVSVAGIAAGLRNTG, encoded by the coding sequence ATGACTGATATTGATGCACGCTTGCGCGAGGACGTTCACCTGCTGGGTGAGCTGTTGGGCAATACCATTCGTGAACAATATGGCGACGATTTCCTCGACAAGATCGAGCAGATCCGCAAGGGCGCCAAGGCTGACCGGCGCGGTTCCATGGACGCCGAACTCAGCGCCAGCCTCAATCAGTTGTCCGAAGACGAATTGCTGCCGGTGGCGCGGGCGTTCAACCAGTTTCTCAACCTGGCCAACATCGCCGAGCAATACCAGTTGATTCACCGTCGCGAGGAATCCCAGGAGGCGCCGTTCGAGGCCAGGGTGCTGCCGGAGTTGCTCGCGCGCCTGCGCGCCGAGGGGCATGGCGCCGAGGCGCTGGCCCGGCAACTGGGCCGGCTGGAGATCGAGTTGGTATTGACCGCGCACCCGACCGAAGTGGCACGCCGCACACTGATCCAGAAGTACGACGCCATCGCCGCGCAACTGGCGGCCCTGGATCACCGCGACCTGACCAGCGCCGAGCGCGAGCAGATCAAGACCACCTTGCAGCGCCTGATCGCTGAGGCCTGGCACACCGAAGAAATCCGCCGCACGCGTCCGACACCGGTGGATGAAGCCAAGTGGGGTTTCGCGGTGATCGAGCATTCGCTGTGGCAGGCCATTCCCAATTACCTGCGCAAGGCCGACCAGGCCCTGCACGACGCCACCGGCCTGCGCCTGCCACTGGAGGCGGCGCCGATTCGCTTTGCCTCGTGGATGGGCGGTGACCGCGACGGCAACCCGAACGTGACGGCGGCGGTTACCCGTGAAGTGCTGCTGTTGGCGCGCTGGATGGCGGCTGATTTGTACCTGCGCGATGTCGATCACCTGGCGGCTGAGCTGTCGATGCAGCAAGCCAGCGATGAACTGAAGGCCAAGGCTGGCGACAGTGCCGAGCCTTACCGGGCCGTGCTCAAACAGCTGCGCGAACGCCTGCGGGCGACACGCAACTGGGCACACGCCGCCTTGTCGACGTCGATCCCGGCACCGAGCGATGTACTGCAAAACAATCGCGAACTGCTCGATCCGCTGGAGCTTTGCTACCACTCGTTGCACGAGTGCGGCATGGGTGTGATTGCCGACGGGCCGTTGCTCGATTGCCTGCGCCGTGCGGTGACCTTCGGCCTGTTCCTGGTGCGTCTGGATGTGCGCCAGGATTCGTCGCGGCACACCGCGGCGATGACCGAAATCACCGACTACCTTGGCCTCGGTCGCTACGAGGACTGGAGTGAAGAAGAGCGCATCGCCTTCCTGATGCGTGAATTGAGCAATCGTCGTCCCTTGTTGCCGGCGTACTTCAAGCCATCCGCCGACACCGCCGAAGTGCTGGCGACCTGTCGGGAAATCGCCGCTGCACCGGGGGCATCCCTCGGTTCCTACGTGATTTCCATGGCCGGCGCGGCTTCCGATGTACTCGCCGTGCAATTGCTGCTCAAAGAGTCCGGTGTATTGCGACCGATGCGCGTGGTGCCGCTGTTCGAAACCCTGGCCGACCTCGACAACGCGGGTCCGGTGATCGAGAAACTGTTGCTGTTGCCGGGTTATCGCGCGCGCCTGCAAGGGCCGCAGGAAGTGATGATCGGCTACTCCGACTCGGCCAAGGACGCCGGCACCACTGCGGCGGCCTGGGCGCAGTACCGGGCGCAGGAGCGACTGGTGGACATCTGCCGTGAACAACAAGTGGAGCTGCTGTTGTTCCACGGTCGCGGTGGCACCGTGGGACGTGGCGGCGGTCCGGCCCACGCGGCGATCCTGTCGCAGCCACCGGGTTCGGTGGCGGGGCGTTTCCGTACCACCGAACAGGGCGAAATGATTCGCTTCAAATTCGGCCTGCCGGACATTGCCGAGCAAAACCTCAACCTGTACCTGGCCGCCGTGCTTGAGGCGACCTTGCTGCCGCCACCACCACCCACGCCTGAGTGGCGCCATTTGATGGACGAACTGGCCGCGGACGGTGTCAGCGCCTACCGCGCCGTGGTGCGGGAGAACCCCCAATTCGTGGAGTATTTCCGTCAGTCGACGCCGGAGCAGGAGCTCGGGCGCTTGCCGCTGGGCAGTCGTCCGGCCAAGCGTCGGGCCGGAGGAATCGAAAGCCTGCGGGCGATTCCGTGGATCTTCGGCTGGACCCAAACGCGCCTGATGTTGCCCGCCTGGCTGGGTTGGGAGGCGGCCTTGAGCAAGGCGCTGGAGCGTGGCGAAGGGGAGCTGCTGGGGCAGATGCGTGAGCAGTGGCCATTCTTCCGCACCCGCATCGACATGCTGGAAATGGTCCTGGCCAAGGCCGATGCCGACATTGCGCGGTCCTACGATGAGCGTCTGGTAGAGCCGAATCTGCTGCCATTGGGTGCGCACTTACGCGACCTATTGTCGCAGGCGTGCACCATCGTTCTCGGCCTGACCGGGCAGTCGCAGCTGCTGGCACATAGCCCAGCGACCCTTGAGTTCATCCGCTTGCGCAACACTTACCTCGACCCTCTTCATCTATTGCAGGCCGAGTTGCTGGCCCGTTCAAGAGTACAGGACGTGGCGCAGGGCAGCCCGGTAGAACAGGCCTTGCTGGTGTCTGTGGCGGGGATTGCCGCCGGTTTGCGTAACACCGGCTAA
- the adk gene encoding adenylate kinase, with product MRVILLGAPGAGKGTQAKFITEKFGIPQISTGDMLRAAVKAGTELGIKAKSIMDAGGLVSDDLIIALVKDRIAQSDCANGFLFDGFPRTIPQAEALVTAGVELDAVVEIAVEDEEIVQRIAGRRVHEASGRVYHIVYNPPKVAGVDDVTGEDLVQRKDDTEETVRHRLSVYHSQTKPLVDFYQKLSAANGKPKYSHIEGVGSVEAITAKVLAALS from the coding sequence ATGCGCGTCATTCTGCTGGGAGCTCCCGGGGCCGGTAAAGGTACTCAGGCTAAGTTCATCACCGAAAAATTCGGCATTCCGCAAATCTCCACCGGTGACATGCTGCGTGCAGCGGTCAAGGCCGGCACCGAGCTGGGCATCAAGGCCAAGAGCATCATGGATGCCGGCGGCCTGGTGTCCGATGACCTGATCATCGCACTGGTCAAGGACCGTATCGCCCAGTCCGACTGCGCCAACGGTTTCCTGTTCGACGGCTTCCCGCGCACCATTCCCCAGGCTGAAGCCCTGGTGACTGCCGGCGTCGAGCTCGATGCAGTGGTTGAAATCGCCGTCGAAGACGAAGAAATCGTCCAGCGTATCGCCGGTCGCCGTGTTCACGAGGCCAGCGGCCGCGTGTACCACATCGTCTACAACCCGCCGAAAGTTGCTGGCGTAGACGATGTCACCGGTGAAGATCTGGTACAGCGCAAGGACGACACCGAAGAAACCGTGCGTCATCGCCTGTCGGTCTACCATTCCCAGACCAAGCCGCTGGTGGATTTCTACCAGAAGCTGTCGGCTGCCAACGGCAAGCCGAAGTACAGCCATATCGAAGGCGTCGGTTCGGTTGAAGCGATCACCGCCAAGGTGCTTGCAGCCCTGAGCTGA
- the tsaB gene encoding tRNA (adenosine(37)-N6)-threonylcarbamoyltransferase complex dimerization subunit type 1 TsaB: protein MSTLLALDTATEACSVALLHDGKVTSHYEVIPRLHAQKLLPMIKQLLADAGTTLQAVDAIAFGRGPGAFTGVRIAIGVVQGLAFALERPVLPVSNLAVLAQRALREHGATQVAAAIDARMDEVYWGCYRETAGEMRLVGAEAVLPPESAALPADASGEWFGAGTGWGYGERIAVSLSGQDAGMLPHAEDLLTLARFAWERGEAIVADEAQPVYLRDKVATPKAR from the coding sequence ATGAGCACCTTGCTGGCCCTGGACACCGCGACTGAAGCTTGCTCCGTTGCCTTGCTGCATGACGGCAAGGTCACGAGTCATTACGAGGTGATCCCGCGCCTGCACGCGCAGAAGCTGTTGCCGATGATCAAGCAACTGCTGGCCGATGCTGGCACCACACTGCAAGCGGTCGATGCCATTGCGTTCGGCCGTGGCCCGGGGGCCTTCACCGGCGTGCGCATTGCCATCGGCGTGGTGCAAGGCCTGGCGTTTGCCCTGGAGCGCCCGGTGCTGCCGGTATCGAACCTGGCCGTGCTGGCGCAACGTGCGCTGCGCGAACACGGTGCCACTCAGGTCGCCGCGGCCATCGACGCGCGGATGGACGAAGTGTATTGGGGGTGCTACCGCGAAACGGCTGGGGAGATGCGTCTGGTGGGTGCGGAAGCGGTATTGCCGCCGGAGTCGGCTGCATTGCCGGCCGATGCCAGTGGTGAATGGTTTGGCGCGGGCACCGGGTGGGGTTATGGCGAGCGCATCGCCGTCAGCCTGAGCGGGCAGGACGCGGGCATGTTGCCCCACGCAGAAGACCTGCTGACCCTGGCGCGATTTGCCTGGGAACGCGGCGAGGCGATCGTGGCCGACGAGGCGCAGCCGGTTTATCTGCGCGATAAAGTGGCGACGCCTAAAGCGCGTTGA
- a CDS encoding DUF72 domain-containing protein has product MLLPYYLGCPSWSENAWRDYLYPPDARTADFLALYSQVFNAVEGNTTFYASPAASTVQRWAETMPEHFRFTAKFPGEISHGGDLREQLTAAETFLQLLSPLGERVSPLWLQLSKSFTPQRLPELAGFIDALQRPLAVEVRHDEFFAKGDSERMLNRLLLDRGVERICLDSRALFSCTSTEPSVLHAQAKKPRVPPRPTAFTSFPQVRFIGHPTLEANDRFLEPWVEKIALWIEEGRTPYIFLHTADNLLAAKLAQRFHARLMLRLPGLPALPELYREPVAEQLGLL; this is encoded by the coding sequence ATGTTGCTGCCGTATTACCTTGGTTGTCCTTCGTGGAGCGAAAACGCCTGGCGTGATTACCTGTATCCGCCGGACGCCAGGACTGCCGATTTTCTTGCTCTCTATTCCCAGGTTTTCAATGCCGTGGAAGGCAACACGACCTTCTACGCGAGCCCGGCTGCCAGCACTGTGCAGCGTTGGGCCGAGACCATGCCCGAACACTTTCGCTTCACTGCCAAGTTTCCCGGTGAGATCAGCCACGGTGGCGATCTGCGCGAGCAACTGACCGCCGCCGAAACCTTCCTGCAATTGCTCAGCCCGCTCGGCGAGCGAGTGTCGCCGTTGTGGTTGCAGCTGTCGAAAAGCTTCACGCCGCAACGCTTGCCCGAACTGGCCGGATTCATCGATGCCCTGCAGCGGCCGCTGGCCGTGGAAGTGCGGCATGACGAGTTTTTCGCCAAGGGTGACAGCGAGCGAATGCTCAATCGTTTGCTGCTCGATCGCGGAGTCGAACGCATCTGTCTCGATTCCCGGGCGTTGTTCAGTTGCACCTCGACCGAGCCCTCGGTGCTCCACGCCCAAGCAAAGAAACCCCGTGTGCCACCGCGTCCAACGGCCTTTACGTCTTTTCCGCAGGTGCGTTTTATCGGCCATCCGACGCTTGAGGCCAACGACAGGTTCCTGGAACCCTGGGTCGAAAAAATCGCCCTGTGGATCGAAGAAGGCCGCACGCCGTACATCTTCCTGCACACGGCCGACAACCTGCTGGCGGCAAAACTGGCGCAGCGCTTTCACGCCCGGCTGATGCTGCGTTTGCCTGGCTTGCCGGCGCTGCCTGAGCTATACAGAGAACCCGTCGCCGAGCAACTTGGCCTGCTCTGA
- a CDS encoding isocitrate lyase/PEP mutase family protein produces the protein MDAQTLRAQAFKALHERPGAFVIPNPWDAGSAKMLASLGFEALATTSAGYAFSLGRADGGLTLDDTLLNVKAIVAATDLPVAVDLENGFADNPADCAKSILRAAEAGAVGGSIEDATGREEGPIYCFEHAVARIEAAVAAARSLPFDFTLTARAENFLHGNPDLDDTIRRLQAFAEAGADVLYAPGLRSAEDVLAVVRAVAPKPVNVLMSGGLKLTVAQLGEMGVKRISVGSALALAAYGEFFRAAEEIQTSGTFGFTSRSMPYQKANQFFKG, from the coding sequence ATGGATGCGCAAACCCTTCGAGCCCAGGCGTTCAAAGCCCTTCACGAACGCCCGGGGGCTTTTGTGATTCCCAATCCGTGGGATGCCGGCTCGGCGAAAATGCTCGCCAGCCTTGGCTTCGAGGCGCTGGCGACCACCAGTGCCGGTTATGCCTTTTCCCTGGGCCGCGCCGATGGCGGATTGACCCTCGACGACACCCTGTTGAACGTCAAGGCGATTGTCGCCGCCACCGACTTGCCGGTTGCAGTCGACCTGGAAAACGGCTTTGCCGACAACCCGGCTGATTGCGCCAAAAGCATCTTGCGCGCAGCCGAGGCCGGGGCCGTCGGTGGTTCGATTGAAGATGCCACCGGCCGCGAAGAAGGCCCTATCTATTGTTTCGAGCACGCTGTGGCGCGCATTGAAGCCGCTGTGGCTGCCGCTCGCAGTTTGCCGTTCGACTTTACGTTGACTGCCCGTGCGGAAAACTTCCTGCACGGCAATCCCGATCTGGACGACACCATCCGCCGTTTGCAGGCATTCGCCGAAGCCGGTGCCGATGTGCTCTATGCACCGGGTCTGCGTAGCGCCGAGGATGTGCTGGCGGTGGTGCGCGCCGTGGCGCCAAAACCGGTGAATGTGTTGATGTCGGGCGGCTTGAAGCTGACGGTCGCGCAGTTGGGGGAAATGGGGGTCAAACGTATCAGCGTCGGTTCGGCGCTGGCATTGGCGGCCTATGGTGAATTCTTCCGCGCCGCCGAGGAAATCCAGACATCGGGCACGTTTGGTTTCACTTCCCGTTCGATGCCGTACCAGAAGGCCAATCAGTTCTTCAAAGGCTGA